The following coding sequences are from one Nicotiana tabacum cultivar K326 chromosome 1, ASM71507v2, whole genome shotgun sequence window:
- the LOC142162843 gene encoding uncharacterized protein LOC142162843 — protein MGKVKIIKKRLKAAQSRQKSYSDTTYRDLEFKEDYWVFLKASPMMGIMRFKKKGKLSTRYIRPYRIIQRVGQMAYKLELPQEMSLVHLEFHVSMLKKVVGDPTLIISVEAIEVDRPNYKGNSA, from the exons ATGGGGAAGGTTAAGATTATTAAGAAACGGTTGAAAgctgctcagagtcgccaaaagtcttattcggatACGACttatagggatttggagttcaaagaggattattgggtgttcttgaaggcTTCTCCCATGATGGGTATAATGCGGTttaaaaagaaagggaaattgagcaCCAGATATATCAGGccatacagaatcattcaaaGGGTTGGTCAGATGGCTTACAAGCTCGAGCTACCACAAGAGATGTCATTGGTGCACCTGgagtttcatgtatctatgttgaaaaaagtagttggagacccgacgcTCATTATTTCGGTAGaggctattgag gtggataggcctaattacaagggaaactctgcatAA